A single window of uncultured Methanospirillum sp. DNA harbors:
- a CDS encoding hydrophobe/amphiphile efflux-3 (HAE3) family transporter: MQSFFSGVADLVVHRPRLVAQVAVVLMLISLVGMSMISMATGNDTYLDKNSKSGVVSNHYSDTFQQNTLVLLFECNDPTSPEILAYIDSIMGPIAKLQYVSGTASVTEVFKQANNGTLPISSGEVTEVKQKISPAVLKRYVPSNLLNMAMVTLEPGLSDKKKESAMKNILSFIDSTNIPPGLSVKLTGDAAFSMEMKNEMGASMATLILAALVLMVIVMGLLFSYVSHRFLPVLIVSIGLLFTFGVVGLAGVTVSMAVISAFPVMIGLGIDYAIQFHSRLEEEARTNSLPDAIRNTITRTGPAVMYAMLATTMGFIAMFISPVPMIQGFGLVSIIGVVVCYMTSLIGIPLIAVLIDYKAKGAGKSKLTDNIDSGLSKIAVGIAKNPVPVLLVVFFVAFVGIQMDSHIPIDTNQNSFVPPGMPAKVTLDKVTRIVGSTDPAPVLLSGDNVLALDNVKWMKEFTDLELKLHPTRLNNALSIADYVISYNNGTMPQTQSELDTALAKIPEGTQKQYLNGKTEAVIQLYTSNMETPAKSDLKDQIKGDLVMYPPPPGIQTSITGSFDLFTTLISQLVESKEAMTYLGFVLVALFLGLVYRNINALTPIVPIVAIVGWNAVAMYVLGIDYNPMTACLGSMTIGVAAEYTILVMERYLEEREETDDVIEAIKNSVRKIGSAILVSGLATFFGFSALILSTFPIISNFGLTTIIAVLFSLIGAVAVMPAVLSLVDQIIHRVEEVEEEVLHIHPHSHEKK; encoded by the coding sequence ATGCAATCATTTTTTTCCGGTGTCGCCGATCTTGTGGTTCACCGGCCCCGTCTCGTTGCTCAGGTAGCTGTAGTGCTCATGCTGATCTCTCTTGTCGGGATGAGTATGATCTCCATGGCTACCGGGAATGACACCTATCTGGATAAAAATTCTAAATCTGGTGTCGTCTCAAACCATTATTCTGATACGTTTCAGCAGAACACCCTGGTCCTGCTCTTTGAGTGCAACGATCCCACGAGTCCTGAGATTCTAGCCTACATCGACTCGATCATGGGGCCGATTGCGAAACTGCAGTATGTTTCAGGAACTGCCAGTGTCACGGAGGTGTTCAAACAGGCTAACAACGGGACCCTTCCAATCTCCTCTGGCGAGGTCACCGAAGTAAAACAGAAGATCTCACCCGCAGTTCTTAAGCGGTATGTCCCGTCAAACCTGCTGAACATGGCGATGGTGACTCTTGAGCCGGGTCTCAGTGACAAGAAGAAAGAGTCTGCGATGAAGAACATCCTCTCGTTCATCGACAGTACTAATATCCCCCCGGGTCTGTCTGTCAAACTCACCGGAGATGCGGCATTCAGTATGGAGATGAAGAATGAGATGGGAGCCTCCATGGCAACCCTCATTCTGGCTGCACTTGTTCTGATGGTGATAGTCATGGGACTACTCTTCTCCTATGTCAGTCACCGGTTTCTGCCCGTGTTGATCGTCTCTATAGGACTCCTTTTCACCTTTGGAGTCGTCGGGCTGGCCGGGGTTACTGTAAGCATGGCAGTAATCTCTGCATTCCCGGTGATGATTGGGCTGGGTATCGATTATGCGATTCAGTTCCACTCACGACTGGAGGAAGAGGCCCGGACAAACTCTCTTCCTGATGCAATCCGTAATACTATAACCAGAACCGGTCCTGCGGTAATGTACGCGATGCTGGCTACAACGATGGGATTCATCGCGATGTTCATATCCCCGGTTCCAATGATCCAGGGCTTTGGTCTCGTGAGCATCATCGGTGTGGTCGTCTGTTACATGACATCGCTCATAGGCATACCCCTCATTGCGGTTTTGATAGACTACAAAGCAAAAGGAGCAGGAAAATCTAAGCTCACTGACAATATCGACTCCGGATTGTCAAAGATTGCAGTGGGAATTGCGAAGAATCCTGTGCCAGTACTGCTTGTAGTCTTTTTCGTGGCATTTGTTGGTATCCAGATGGATTCACATATTCCAATTGATACCAACCAGAACTCCTTTGTCCCGCCAGGGATGCCTGCCAAAGTTACACTCGACAAAGTGACCCGCATTGTGGGATCGACTGATCCAGCTCCGGTTCTGTTAAGTGGTGATAACGTTCTGGCACTTGACAATGTCAAGTGGATGAAAGAATTTACAGACCTCGAACTGAAATTGCATCCAACCCGGCTGAATAACGCGTTAAGTATTGCTGACTACGTTATCTCATACAACAATGGGACGATGCCACAGACCCAGAGTGAGCTCGATACGGCCCTGGCAAAGATTCCTGAAGGGACCCAGAAACAGTATCTGAATGGTAAGACTGAAGCAGTCATTCAGTTATATACCTCAAATATGGAGACGCCTGCAAAGAGTGATCTAAAGGATCAGATAAAAGGCGATCTTGTAATGTATCCGCCACCGCCAGGAATCCAGACCAGTATTACCGGTAGTTTTGATCTCTTTACCACCCTGATCAGTCAACTGGTTGAAAGCAAGGAAGCAATGACATATCTGGGATTTGTCCTCGTGGCATTGTTCCTTGGTCTGGTATACCGTAACATTAATGCCCTGACTCCGATCGTCCCGATTGTGGCAATCGTCGGATGGAACGCAGTTGCGATGTATGTTCTTGGCATTGATTACAACCCGATGACGGCATGTCTCGGATCGATGACGATAGGTGTGGCTGCAGAGTACACCATCCTGGTGATGGAACGGTACCTGGAAGAGCGTGAGGAGACCGACGATGTTATCGAGGCTATCAAGAACAGTGTCAGGAAGATCGGATCAGCAATCCTGGTATCAGGACTTGC
- a CDS encoding S-layer protein: MSSQIRKTFILVVFGLLVAALIASPALAGTKYMSGSPNITASIAGSNEFTPGTTVQMKVLIQNTGLNTIKMVQSGIVDRDDVPSTAKMVKVTLGAGDAPVLIKSDPQMIGDVKASNNSQVTFDIRVKDDAQAGTYTLPLTIEYTYLADADQQGTDSLTYRYIKKDLQIELPFVVKSAINLDVLSVIPENINAGGSGYVTLKLKNSGADTGKKAIAKLSRNGNSPIVPVDSTVYIGTFEPGQTVDTKFKVSVSKDGEPQTYPLSVLVSYENADGETLETPVEEFGVPVGSKVSFTVTSPAGETSPGKKQAVSVTYRNDGAATAYSAEARISAVDPFTSNDDLAYLGDLKPGESGTAKFEISTASDATQKTYGLDSEVRYRDALDNSQISDTVKVPVSVVPSGGIASLLGNPIVIALLLVIIIGAGYTFHTRRQKQVR; the protein is encoded by the coding sequence ATGTCAAGTCAGATACGCAAAACATTCATTCTGGTAGTATTCGGCCTGCTGGTTGCAGCGCTGATCGCCTCACCTGCACTTGCAGGAACCAAGTATATGTCAGGCTCACCGAACATCACCGCAAGTATTGCAGGGAGCAACGAGTTCACCCCCGGAACCACGGTCCAGATGAAGGTTCTTATACAGAATACCGGTCTGAACACCATCAAGATGGTTCAGTCAGGAATCGTTGACCGTGACGATGTGCCAAGCACTGCAAAGATGGTGAAAGTCACCCTTGGTGCAGGCGATGCTCCGGTTCTGATCAAGTCAGACCCGCAGATGATCGGTGATGTTAAGGCATCAAACAACAGTCAGGTCACCTTTGATATCAGGGTAAAGGACGATGCACAAGCAGGCACGTACACTCTCCCACTCACCATCGAGTACACCTATCTTGCAGATGCTGACCAGCAGGGAACAGACAGTCTTACCTACCGGTATATAAAGAAGGACCTTCAGATCGAGCTGCCGTTCGTTGTCAAATCAGCAATCAATCTTGATGTCCTCTCTGTCATTCCTGAAAACATCAATGCAGGTGGATCAGGATACGTGACCCTCAAACTTAAGAACAGTGGTGCTGACACCGGAAAGAAGGCAATCGCCAAGCTGAGCCGCAACGGCAACTCCCCGATTGTTCCGGTTGACAGCACGGTCTACATTGGAACCTTTGAACCAGGCCAGACCGTAGACACCAAGTTCAAGGTATCTGTCTCAAAGGACGGAGAACCACAGACCTATCCACTGTCAGTCCTTGTCTCCTATGAGAACGCTGACGGAGAGACCCTTGAGACTCCGGTAGAAGAGTTCGGTGTCCCGGTCGGGTCAAAAGTATCGTTTACAGTGACCAGCCCTGCAGGTGAGACCTCACCTGGAAAGAAGCAGGCTGTGTCTGTTACCTACCGCAATGATGGTGCAGCAACTGCGTACAGTGCAGAAGCCCGTATCAGTGCTGTAGACCCCTTCACCAGCAACGATGACCTTGCATACCTCGGTGACCTCAAACCAGGCGAGTCAGGAACGGCAAAGTTTGAGATCAGCACTGCATCAGATGCAACACAGAAGACCTACGGACTCGATTCAGAGGTCAGGTACCGTGACGCCCTCGATAACAGCCAGATCTCTGACACCGTCAAGGTCCCGGTCTCTGTTGTGCCATCCGGGGGTATCGCCTCGCTACTTGGAAACCCAATTGTGATCGCCCTACTGCTCGTAATCATCATCGGTGCCGGATACACCTTCCACACCCGGCGCCAGAAACAGGTCCGCTAA
- a CDS encoding MarR family transcriptional regulator, with product MDVTTLDRAAGNILALLVFYHKQLFKTEHGISGVQAAQYRLLGHLKKEGTLSMTALGTRLYISKPYMTSLVDALIKEGYVERLSDANDRRVINISITEDGKQHLLEAHRLYKDGIKTLLADLNEEDLNNLCSSSEVVSSILGKLR from the coding sequence ATGGATGTTACAACCCTTGACAGAGCAGCCGGAAACATTCTGGCTCTCCTGGTCTTCTATCACAAGCAACTCTTCAAAACCGAACACGGCATCTCCGGTGTTCAGGCAGCACAGTACCGTCTGCTTGGACATCTGAAGAAAGAAGGAACTCTCTCCATGACAGCTCTCGGGACCCGTCTGTACATCTCCAAACCGTACATGACGAGTCTGGTTGATGCTCTCATCAAGGAAGGATATGTCGAGAGACTTTCAGACGCAAACGACAGAAGGGTGATCAACATCTCGATCACCGAGGACGGAAAACAGCATCTGCTTGAGGCACACCGTCTGTATAAAGATGGGATCAAAACCCTCCTTGCAGATCTAAATGAAGAGGATCTGAACAATCTCTGTTCCTCTTCAGAGGTTGTATCCTCAATTCTGGGAAAACTCAGATGA
- a CDS encoding S-layer protein, with product MSYQPLVADVPGGVRYGPVSGLFMLLILLAGLVCLPVSADSKYLSGSPDISASISGSHEFTPGTTNQLQISIQNTGLISSKMTHSDVLDGDATPSTAKMVLVSLDAGDAPVVVKSDTQMLGDIAASNAKPVTFQVWVKDEARAGKYILPLHITYTYLAEADQQGTESVTYRYTDRDMTIDLPFEVRSAINLDVTKLTAQDINAGGSGYLLATLKNTGVDSGAKTIAKIARSEGSPVIPVDSAVYIGAFAPGDEVNTKFKVSVSKDAQGQEYPLDLYATYENVDGVTLDTPIQHLGIAVAPKIVFSTVGKPVEISQGETKEIEVMYRNDADTSVYLAEARITPVGSLKGSDNLAYLGDIKPRETARAVFRITASGEAEPGTYAMDSEIRFRDALGTSQTSDIVKVPVEVVSAGPSGFITADPLAVLLLLGIIIGGGYYFTVRRKASGVKSAGDSLP from the coding sequence ATGAGTTATCAACCACTGGTCGCGGATGTCCCGGGAGGCGTGAGATATGGCCCTGTATCAGGCCTGTTCATGCTGCTGATTCTTCTTGCAGGTCTGGTCTGTCTGCCTGTATCTGCAGACTCAAAGTACCTCTCCGGCTCTCCTGATATCTCCGCATCCATATCCGGAAGTCACGAGTTCACTCCCGGTACAACAAATCAACTTCAGATCTCGATACAGAATACCGGTCTGATCTCATCAAAGATGACCCACTCCGATGTTCTGGATGGGGATGCCACTCCGAGCACTGCAAAGATGGTGCTGGTCTCGCTCGATGCCGGTGATGCACCGGTGGTCGTCAAGTCAGACACCCAGATGCTTGGAGACATCGCTGCATCCAATGCAAAGCCTGTCACGTTTCAGGTCTGGGTAAAGGATGAAGCCCGGGCAGGGAAGTACATCCTCCCGCTTCACATCACCTATACCTACCTGGCTGAAGCCGATCAACAGGGGACTGAAAGTGTCACATACCGGTACACTGACCGGGATATGACGATTGACCTTCCGTTTGAGGTCAGGTCAGCGATCAATCTTGATGTGACAAAACTTACTGCACAGGATATCAATGCAGGAGGTTCAGGATACCTGCTGGCGACCCTGAAAAACACAGGTGTTGATTCAGGAGCAAAGACGATCGCAAAGATTGCACGTAGCGAAGGATCACCTGTGATTCCTGTCGACAGTGCTGTCTACATCGGTGCATTTGCTCCCGGAGACGAGGTCAACACGAAGTTTAAGGTCTCGGTCTCCAAGGATGCACAAGGACAGGAGTATCCCCTTGACCTCTATGCCACCTACGAGAATGTCGATGGTGTGACTCTTGATACACCGATTCAGCATCTGGGTATCGCAGTGGCACCAAAGATCGTCTTCTCAACGGTTGGAAAGCCGGTAGAGATCAGCCAGGGCGAGACAAAAGAGATCGAAGTGATGTATCGCAACGATGCAGACACGTCTGTGTACCTTGCAGAAGCACGGATAACGCCTGTGGGCTCCTTAAAGGGTTCAGACAATCTTGCCTACCTCGGTGATATCAAGCCCCGGGAGACCGCCCGTGCAGTCTTCAGGATCACAGCATCTGGTGAAGCTGAGCCTGGAACCTACGCAATGGACTCTGAAATAAGGTTCCGTGACGCTCTTGGCACCAGCCAGACCTCTGATATCGTTAAGGTACCTGTAGAGGTTGTCTCTGCAGGTCCGTCCGGATTCATCACCGCAGATCCCCTTGCAGTACTGCTGTTGCTTGGCATCATCATCGGCGGAGGGTACTACTTCACCGTTCGTCGGAAGGCCTCCGGAGTAAAATCCGCAGGAGATAGTTTGCCATGA
- a CDS encoding PAS domain S-box protein: MQRITEELSRIKELLRQQHQGMSITDIAEKLGKNKHSVGRYLDILHASGHVDLRTFGMAKVYTLSSRVPLSALLSYTTDLVMVVDQFLRVLQINDPFVSLIGIDRDQVLFQEIKYISAPDPAIHTLLGVIAEQIRTGSDLEEVTLETDPNQYYHLKIVPTVFDDGTAGTTVILENHTNERLAHDEIKRSREFFEEMIANMSDGLLVVEIKNGIKETLYANKRFTDITGYSREELATIEPPQFAGEGEKEKVRCKFKEMGDNPASIQEFSFWSARRNGESRYLNARISSNKYDDADRYYVLISDMTERRIQEEQQQLQWKIMRKVVDQFLHPIACYRHDERVFLVNTEFCRLFGCTHEEEAAGKSLSELLPPDLHHAFVKGDTELLEKGGHESGSVLIPSPSGEPRRVPTEKSVVSVGDGGDQYIFSVIVADFDEKAINCMRTHGE, encoded by the coding sequence ATGCAACGGATCACAGAGGAGCTCTCACGTATCAAAGAGCTGCTCAGGCAACAGCATCAGGGAATGAGTATCACCGATATTGCAGAAAAACTTGGAAAGAACAAACATTCTGTCGGGAGATACCTGGACATCCTGCATGCGTCTGGCCATGTTGATCTCAGAACCTTCGGGATGGCAAAGGTGTATACCCTCTCATCCCGGGTGCCGCTCTCAGCCCTTCTTAGTTATACCACCGATCTCGTGATGGTCGTTGATCAGTTCCTCCGTGTCCTCCAGATCAATGATCCATTTGTCTCCCTTATCGGTATTGACAGGGATCAGGTACTATTTCAGGAGATCAAGTATATCTCTGCACCAGATCCGGCAATTCATACCCTTCTCGGTGTCATTGCAGAGCAGATCAGAACAGGCAGTGATCTCGAAGAGGTCACACTTGAGACTGATCCAAACCAGTACTATCACCTGAAGATCGTGCCAACAGTCTTTGACGACGGGACTGCAGGCACAACCGTCATCCTTGAGAATCATACCAATGAACGCCTTGCACACGATGAGATCAAGAGAAGCAGGGAGTTCTTTGAAGAGATGATCGCCAACATGAGTGACGGGCTGCTCGTGGTTGAGATTAAAAACGGGATAAAAGAGACTCTCTACGCCAACAAACGATTTACTGATATAACCGGCTACAGCAGAGAAGAACTCGCAACAATAGAACCACCCCAGTTTGCAGGAGAAGGGGAGAAAGAGAAGGTCAGATGCAAATTCAAAGAGATGGGAGATAATCCCGCCTCAATACAGGAGTTCAGTTTCTGGTCAGCACGACGGAATGGTGAGTCACGATACCTGAATGCCAGGATCTCTTCAAACAAGTACGACGATGCAGATCGCTACTATGTGCTGATCTCTGACATGACCGAGAGACGCATTCAGGAGGAGCAGCAGCAGCTCCAGTGGAAGATCATGCGAAAAGTCGTTGATCAGTTTCTACACCCGATCGCCTGTTACCGCCACGACGAGCGGGTATTTCTGGTCAACACGGAGTTTTGCAGGTTATTTGGATGCACACATGAAGAAGAGGCTGCAGGAAAGAGTCTCAGTGAGTTGCTCCCGCCCGATCTACATCATGCATTTGTAAAAGGCGACACAGAACTCCTTGAGAAAGGAGGGCATGAGAGTGGATCAGTCCTTATCCCATCGCCATCTGGTGAACCCAGAAGAGTTCCAACAGAAAAATCAGTGGTCTCTGTCGGTGATGGTGGAGACCAGTATATCTTCTCAGTAATTGTCGCAGATTTTGATGAGAAAGCGATTAATTGCATGAGAACACATGGTGAATAA
- a CDS encoding MFS transporter, which yields MAELFPARKRGKYASYVQTGVPIRILLASVMGGFIAPIIGWRACFIVSVLPALFVFFIRRNIPESDLWERTAERRNLTNPEIHPESLPGVPDRKYWKLFLFALIVATLGMSAYWFTYSWLPEYLYMERSFSLSMSAMWIIVCQIGGIAGYLSFGIVADRIGRRVSFTLYTTIMAIGLVMITLLWDLIEGIPGVILGCMALVGFGTGFFGGYGPLFAEIYPTAIRNTLSGAAFNIARGVQLLTPVLIAYIGEIYNLGVDICLGALFAVATGLWIWVFPETKGRALES from the coding sequence ATCGCTGAACTCTTCCCAGCCCGGAAAAGGGGAAAGTATGCATCATATGTACAGACTGGTGTACCGATCAGAATCCTGCTCGCTTCAGTCATGGGCGGATTTATTGCTCCAATCATAGGGTGGAGAGCATGCTTTATCGTCTCTGTTCTTCCTGCATTATTCGTGTTCTTCATCAGACGAAACATTCCAGAGTCTGATCTCTGGGAACGTACGGCAGAACGGAGAAACCTTACAAACCCGGAAATACATCCCGAAAGTCTACCTGGAGTGCCTGACCGAAAATACTGGAAACTGTTTTTGTTCGCCCTTATAGTGGCAACCCTGGGGATGTCAGCATACTGGTTCACCTATTCGTGGCTGCCCGAATATCTGTACATGGAACGGTCCTTTTCTCTCAGTATGTCAGCCATGTGGATAATCGTCTGCCAGATTGGAGGAATTGCAGGATATCTGTCATTTGGTATTGTCGCCGATCGCATCGGACGTCGTGTGTCATTCACCCTGTATACGACAATCATGGCTATTGGCCTTGTTATGATCACGCTCCTCTGGGATCTCATTGAAGGAATCCCAGGAGTAATTCTCGGATGTATGGCACTGGTAGGATTTGGTACCGGTTTTTTTGGAGGATACGGACCGCTTTTTGCAGAAATTTACCCTACTGCTATTCGGAATACGCTGAGCGGTGCGGCGTTCAATATTGCCAGGGGTGTGCAACTGCTCACACCGGTATTAATCGCGTATATCGGAGAGATATACAATTTAGGCGTGGATATATGCCTGGGTGCGTTGTTTGCAGTTGCCACCGGCCTGTGGATCTGGGTTTTTCCAGAGACAAAAGGCCGTGCCCTGGAGTCATAA
- a CDS encoding PAS domain-containing sensor histidine kinase, which yields MKSDDLLNTIPAVVFHARYRGDTRMITVSRQVEELTGYRAGFFTDEERPLESLIVPSDLTGRRVTIEASLQGDSPYQAEYRITTADGAERWVCELGNSAHGSNEICGILSDITWRKADEHSSAIRADLYVRAFDAVPELIAILDTRHRILEINHAMAEKLGRTPEECRGEKCFACIHGTDTFPDFCPYSKSIVDNRVHTEEVYEPKLDGIFQVTTAPFTDDDGNVMGCIHIAHDLSDVKKQQQKMIEYAEELEAMNHELTEAREELAKFATTLEWQVVERTAEVKALSAEVLERNRMVEQFLKKKDQFINQLAHDLRTPLTPVVALLPQLSERISDPYLLEIIRLFEVRLGHLREMTEEVIRYAHLNSQSYITDYRVFDLHEFVNESFAFHQEYAVQKEIAFTNSVPDGVRIRMSESQAPLMFRHLILNAIQFNKIGGTIIVTGSMNGDWVTLQIIDTGSGIPEDLIDVMWDEFTTGDPSRNDPRHKGLGLPIVKRIVTMHRGYIVATSQGSDRGATFTLTLPLTPNPDPAMESKLEQ from the coding sequence ATGAAATCGGATGACCTTCTCAATACGATCCCTGCTGTGGTATTCCATGCCCGGTATCGTGGGGATACTCGTATGATTACTGTCAGCAGACAGGTTGAGGAGCTCACCGGCTACCGGGCTGGATTCTTCACAGATGAAGAACGACCGCTTGAGTCTCTAATTGTCCCGTCTGATCTCACCGGAAGAAGAGTTACCATAGAAGCCTCTCTTCAGGGCGACTCTCCGTACCAGGCAGAATACCGGATCACCACTGCTGACGGGGCTGAACGCTGGGTCTGTGAACTGGGAAACTCTGCTCATGGATCTAATGAGATCTGTGGTATCCTCTCTGACATTACTTGGAGGAAGGCTGATGAGCATTCCTCTGCTATCCGTGCCGATCTGTATGTAAGGGCATTTGATGCAGTTCCTGAGCTGATCGCCATCCTTGATACCCGCCATAGAATCCTGGAGATCAACCATGCCATGGCAGAAAAGCTTGGCCGCACCCCTGAGGAATGCAGAGGAGAAAAATGCTTTGCATGTATCCACGGTACAGATACCTTCCCTGATTTCTGCCCTTATTCAAAGTCTATCGTTGATAACCGAGTCCATACCGAAGAGGTGTATGAGCCCAAACTCGATGGAATTTTTCAGGTTACAACAGCCCCGTTCACAGATGATGACGGGAACGTGATGGGGTGTATCCATATCGCCCATGATCTCAGTGATGTCAAGAAACAGCAGCAGAAGATGATAGAATATGCTGAAGAACTTGAGGCGATGAACCATGAACTCACCGAGGCACGGGAAGAACTCGCAAAGTTCGCAACCACCCTTGAGTGGCAGGTGGTTGAACGCACAGCCGAAGTAAAGGCTCTCTCTGCAGAGGTGCTTGAACGCAACCGGATGGTTGAGCAGTTTCTCAAAAAGAAGGATCAGTTCATCAACCAACTAGCTCACGATCTCCGTACACCCTTAACCCCTGTGGTAGCCCTGCTTCCGCAGCTGAGCGAACGGATCTCTGATCCATATCTTCTTGAGATTATCAGGCTCTTCGAGGTCAGACTCGGTCATCTCAGAGAAATGACTGAAGAGGTGATTAGGTATGCCCACCTGAACAGCCAGAGTTACATCACCGACTACCGCGTGTTTGATCTCCATGAATTTGTAAACGAATCGTTTGCTTTTCATCAGGAGTATGCGGTACAAAAAGAGATCGCGTTCACCAACTCAGTCCCTGATGGTGTCAGGATCAGGATGTCAGAGAGTCAGGCTCCTCTCATGTTCAGGCACCTCATCCTCAATGCGATTCAGTTCAATAAAATTGGTGGGACGATCATTGTCACCGGCAGTATGAATGGTGACTGGGTTACTCTTCAGATCATCGACACCGGCTCAGGTATCCCTGAAGATCTCATTGACGTGATGTGGGATGAGTTCACAACCGGCGATCCCTCCCGCAATGATCCCAGACACAAAGGTCTTGGTCTTCCGATTGTCAAAAGGATCGTAACGATGCATCGTGGATATATTGTTGCAACCAGCCAGGGGAGTGACCGGGGAGCAACATTCACCCTTACCCTTCCACTGACTCCAAACCCTGACCCTGCCATGGAGAGTAAACTGGAACAGTAA